The following are encoded in a window of Nomia melanderi isolate GNS246 chromosome 6, iyNomMela1, whole genome shotgun sequence genomic DNA:
- the LOC116426988 gene encoding solute carrier family 35 member F1 isoform X2, producing the protein MHHGMGVSAEDPRCVENTVMQQPRNGLCYKIQNYASDLGQWKVWRAIIIGQILSVALCLMTLASHYINTTYQLALPTAQNFPHYVMMCLVYTTWMSCRGKDLISVLRARGLRYLLLALIDVEACTLVTSSHQFTSLASIQLLDCVSIPVALVLSCLILRVRYRMVHIIGISVCLMGVGCLVWAGIDDNKDAASTGVNHLVGDMLCLGGAVLFSITTVLQELVLKTVDVIEYLGMIGFYGTILSSMQTAVLESLKLDFFQWYNAPVVIFLEVYCLAQFAFFSIVPVVLAETGATSLHLTLLTANYFNVLCGMLLHQYKFHILYFVSYTLIMTGIYIYAIKKTSIPPNLRRQNIEPPAPDYRDAGEFRDIRR; encoded by the exons ATGCACCATGGCATGGGAGTGTCAGCGGAAGATCCTCGCTGTGTCGAAAATACGGTGATGCAGCAGCCCAGAAACGGGCTCTGCTACAAGATCCAAAATTACGCGTCCGATCTTGGACAGTG GAAAGTATGGAGAGCGATAATAATAGGACAAATCTTATCCGTGGCATTGTGTTTGATGACCCTGGCTAGTCACTACATCAACACCACGTATCAACTAGCACTTCCGACCG CACAAAATTTTCCGCATTACGTTATGATGTGCCTTGTATACACAACCTGGATGTCCTGCAGAGGGAAAGATTTAATTTCCGTGTTAAGAGCCCGTGGATTGAGGTACTTATTGTTGGCACTCATTGACGTCGAAGCATGCACACTTGTAACATCCTCGCATCAATTCACCAGCCTAGCTAGCATACAG CTGCTCGACTGTGTTTCTATACCAGTCGCACTGGTGTTGTCATGTTTAATTCTTAGGGTAAGGTACCGAATGGTGCACATCATCGGCATTTCCGTTTGCCTGATGGGAGTGGGTTGCCTGGTATGGGCGGGAATCGATGACAATAAGGATGCTGCTTCAACAG GTGTAAATCATCTTGTTGGGGATATGCTGTGCCTCGGTGGAGCGGTATTATTTTCGATAACAACTGTCCTTCAGGAGTTGGTTCTTAAAACTGTCGACGTGATCGAATATCTCGGCATGATCGGCTTCTATGGCACGATATTGAGCTCCATGCAGAC GGCCGTGCTGGAAAGCCTGAAGCTAGACTTTTTTCAGTGGTACAATGCACCGGTGGTTATATTCCTGGAAGTCTACTGCCTCGCCCAATTCGCGTTCTTTTCTATAGTACCAGTAGTGTTAGCCGAGACGGGCGCGACGTCGCTACACCTGACATTGCTCACCGCTAATTATTTCAATGTCCTCTGCGGCATGTTGCTCCACCAATATAAG TTTCACATATTGTATTTCGTCTCGTACACGTTGATAATGACTGGCATATACATATACGCGATAAAGAAAACGTCGATACCGCCGAATCTTCGAAGGCAAAACATTGAACCCCCAGCACCGGATTACag AGATGCCGGGGAATTCAGGGATATCCGGCGTTAG
- the LOC116426988 gene encoding solute carrier family 35 member F2 isoform X1 — MHHGMGVSAEDPRCVENTVMQQPRNGLCYKIQNYASDLGQWKVWRAIIIGQILSVALCLMTLASHYINTTYQLALPTAQNFPHYVMMCLVYTTWMSCRGKDLISVLRARGLRYLLLALIDVEACTLVTSSHQFTSLASIQLLDCVSIPVALVLSCLILRVRYRMVHIIGISVCLMGVGCLVWAGIDDNKDAASTGVNHLVGDMLCLGGAVLFSITTVLQELVLKTVDVIEYLGMIGFYGTILSSMQTAVLESLKLDFFQWYNAPVVIFLEVYCLAQFAFFSIVPVVLAETGATSLHLTLLTANYFNVLCGMLLHQYKFHILYFVSYTLIMTGIYIYAIKKTSIPPNLRRQNIEPPAPDYSNIILSQMNHPDVGDVEMPGNSGISGVSGILDVRVSTLDTEGETMDLTSVPPSVSSETAFTSFYGSYYGWNPTLNVQSDRDS, encoded by the exons ATGCACCATGGCATGGGAGTGTCAGCGGAAGATCCTCGCTGTGTCGAAAATACGGTGATGCAGCAGCCCAGAAACGGGCTCTGCTACAAGATCCAAAATTACGCGTCCGATCTTGGACAGTG GAAAGTATGGAGAGCGATAATAATAGGACAAATCTTATCCGTGGCATTGTGTTTGATGACCCTGGCTAGTCACTACATCAACACCACGTATCAACTAGCACTTCCGACCG CACAAAATTTTCCGCATTACGTTATGATGTGCCTTGTATACACAACCTGGATGTCCTGCAGAGGGAAAGATTTAATTTCCGTGTTAAGAGCCCGTGGATTGAGGTACTTATTGTTGGCACTCATTGACGTCGAAGCATGCACACTTGTAACATCCTCGCATCAATTCACCAGCCTAGCTAGCATACAG CTGCTCGACTGTGTTTCTATACCAGTCGCACTGGTGTTGTCATGTTTAATTCTTAGGGTAAGGTACCGAATGGTGCACATCATCGGCATTTCCGTTTGCCTGATGGGAGTGGGTTGCCTGGTATGGGCGGGAATCGATGACAATAAGGATGCTGCTTCAACAG GTGTAAATCATCTTGTTGGGGATATGCTGTGCCTCGGTGGAGCGGTATTATTTTCGATAACAACTGTCCTTCAGGAGTTGGTTCTTAAAACTGTCGACGTGATCGAATATCTCGGCATGATCGGCTTCTATGGCACGATATTGAGCTCCATGCAGAC GGCCGTGCTGGAAAGCCTGAAGCTAGACTTTTTTCAGTGGTACAATGCACCGGTGGTTATATTCCTGGAAGTCTACTGCCTCGCCCAATTCGCGTTCTTTTCTATAGTACCAGTAGTGTTAGCCGAGACGGGCGCGACGTCGCTACACCTGACATTGCTCACCGCTAATTATTTCAATGTCCTCTGCGGCATGTTGCTCCACCAATATAAG TTTCACATATTGTATTTCGTCTCGTACACGTTGATAATGACTGGCATATACATATACGCGATAAAGAAAACGTCGATACCGCCGAATCTTCGAAGGCAAAACATTGAACCCCCAGCACCGGATTACag TAACATCATATTAAGTCAAATGAATCATCCCGACGTCGGTGATGTAGAGATGCCGGGGAATTCAGGGATATCCGGCGTTAGCGGCATCTTGGACGTCAGGGTGTCTACCCTTGACACCGAAGGGGAAACGATGGACTTGACGAGCGTGCCACCGAGCGTCAGTTCTGAAACGGCTTTCACTTCCTTTTACGGAAGTTATTACGGCTGGAATCCCACGCTAAACGTACAGAGCGATCGGGACTCGTAA